A portion of the Deltaproteobacteria bacterium genome contains these proteins:
- a CDS encoding pitrilysin family protein encodes MRFRLRVAGLCILAQLLIFLLLDQAYSISLEGRVKEYTLGNGMKVLLLERHQSPTLSLYIRFRVGAVDENLGITGTAHLLEHMLFKGTKTLGTKNYAEEEKTLIRIDSVAMALEAEKAKGEKADKDFLRYLEKSLQELTEEHRKWVVKDEIELLYSQNGGVGFNAMTSADTTTYVVNLPSNRLELWARIESDRILNPVLREFYSERNVVMEERRRSYDSQPERKLLEHFLATAFLAHPYGRPVIGWPSDIQHLDKPTTEKFFRTFYSPANTVLTIVGDLDPEATLSVIKKYFERIPPQVLLPPLRTQEPEQLGERCIQVVADANPQMIIGFHKPNPPHGDDVVGEIIEGLLSYGRTSRFYQRLVEEEKIAVEVSASNGFPGERYPNLFVIFATPRHPHTAEELEKAIFRELDRLKNEPVAELELKKVQNQIQTDFLRKLNSNSKLAYWLSYGQSLWGNWRYFTERLKSYEKVSAEDIRRVAQKYFTSRNRTVGTLVKSAASP; translated from the coding sequence ATGAGGTTCAGGCTTAGAGTTGCTGGACTATGTATCCTAGCGCAGCTTTTGATCTTTCTTCTGTTAGACCAGGCGTATTCCATCTCCCTGGAAGGCCGGGTCAAGGAATACACCCTGGGTAACGGGATGAAAGTTCTTCTGCTCGAACGGCATCAATCCCCTACTCTATCTTTGTATATCCGCTTTCGGGTGGGTGCGGTCGATGAAAATTTGGGGATCACGGGAACCGCTCATCTCCTCGAGCACATGCTCTTCAAAGGCACTAAAACTCTGGGGACCAAAAACTACGCCGAGGAAGAAAAAACATTAATCCGCATCGACTCCGTGGCTATGGCCCTGGAGGCCGAAAAGGCCAAAGGAGAAAAGGCTGATAAAGATTTCCTCCGGTATCTGGAAAAGAGTCTCCAGGAGCTTACCGAGGAGCATCGAAAATGGGTAGTAAAGGATGAGATCGAACTCCTCTATTCCCAGAATGGAGGAGTGGGATTCAACGCTATGACCAGTGCGGACACCACGACGTATGTGGTCAATCTGCCCTCCAACCGCTTGGAACTCTGGGCGCGCATTGAATCCGACCGTATTCTCAACCCGGTTTTACGAGAGTTCTATTCCGAACGGAATGTGGTTATGGAGGAGCGACGCCGTTCCTACGACTCCCAGCCTGAGCGCAAGCTTCTGGAACATTTTCTGGCCACTGCCTTTCTGGCTCACCCTTATGGCCGGCCCGTGATCGGGTGGCCATCTGACATCCAGCATCTGGATAAGCCAACCACGGAAAAATTTTTTCGCACCTTTTACTCGCCGGCCAACACCGTCCTGACCATCGTTGGGGACCTCGACCCCGAGGCCACCCTATCCGTGATTAAAAAATATTTTGAGCGGATTCCCCCCCAGGTCCTTCTCCCACCCCTTCGTACCCAAGAACCCGAACAACTTGGAGAACGGTGCATCCAGGTGGTTGCCGATGCCAACCCGCAGATGATCATCGGATTTCATAAACCGAATCCGCCTCACGGGGATGACGTCGTGGGTGAGATCATTGAGGGTTTATTGAGTTACGGGCGGACTTCCCGCTTTTACCAGCGTTTGGTCGAGGAAGAAAAGATTGCGGTTGAAGTTTCCGCTTCCAATGGTTTCCCGGGGGAACGCTATCCCAACCTTTTCGTGATCTTCGCCACGCCTCGTCACCCCCATACGGCTGAGGAACTGGAGAAAGCCATTTTCCGGGAGCTCGATCGCCTGAAGAATGAGCCGGTTGCGGAACTGGAGCTCAAAAAAGTCCAGAACCAGATTCAGACTGATTTTCTCCGTAAACTCAACTCCAACTCCAAGCTGGCTTACTGGCTTTCCTACGGACAAAGTCTTTGGGGGAACTGGCGATACTTCACTGAAAGGTTGAAGTCGTACGAAAAGGTCTCCGCAGAAGACATCCGCCGGGTGGCCCAAAAATATTTCACCTCGCGCAATCGTACGGTGGGGACTCTGGTCAAATCTGCCGCATCTCCCTGA
- a CDS encoding pitrilysin family protein produces the protein MNQRVLNFFSCFLSLFFFIHFLPGLAHAQDQELLKHPRNMFFPPLTFVLPKAERTVLSNGMVLYLFQDPEIPLIKVTALIRTGSIYDPAPKSGLAQLTATLLRTGGTVDQTPQAINEALEFMAAELEFPMGRESGAASLSVQKKDFPRALPLLANLFTKPGFDPIQLDLAKKQEIESIRRSNDNPEEIAYREFRRFLYEGNPRGQIPTIESIESIQREDLVGFHRQFYKPNNIILGISGDFAKAEMITSLEKAFGGWGRSLIEFPFVSTPAPHDKKLIYYAPKDLPQSTILMGHLSIPLNHPDYIPFKVLNFILGGGGFNSRLTREIRSNQGLAYNVGSFYQGRIGYGVFGAFCQTKSSSTHKVISLIYEITAGLKKEVPTFEEMDWAKKTLINQFIFSFTSSASIVSQEMQLEYDGLPEDYLEKYQERVGAVTFEDLERVAGKHLHPEKSLLLVVGKEENFDQPLSSLGPVNRIELKKYQ, from the coding sequence ATGAACCAACGAGTTTTAAATTTTTTTTCTTGCTTTTTGTCCCTTTTCTTTTTTATTCACTTCCTTCCGGGCCTAGCCCATGCCCAAGATCAAGAGCTTCTCAAGCATCCCCGGAATATGTTTTTCCCTCCTCTTACTTTCGTTCTGCCCAAGGCCGAACGCACCGTCCTATCAAATGGGATGGTTCTTTACCTTTTCCAGGACCCGGAAATACCTTTGATTAAAGTTACGGCCTTGATCCGTACGGGCTCCATCTACGACCCGGCCCCTAAAAGTGGCTTAGCCCAGCTGACCGCAACTCTGCTGCGCACCGGGGGAACCGTTGACCAAACCCCCCAGGCCATCAATGAAGCGTTGGAATTCATGGCCGCGGAACTGGAATTTCCCATGGGGAGGGAGTCGGGAGCGGCTTCCCTCTCAGTCCAGAAAAAAGATTTCCCTCGCGCCCTGCCCCTATTGGCCAATTTATTTACCAAGCCGGGCTTCGATCCTATCCAGCTCGACCTGGCCAAAAAGCAGGAAATTGAATCCATCCGCCGATCCAACGACAACCCCGAAGAGATTGCCTACCGGGAATTCCGCCGCTTCCTTTATGAGGGGAATCCCCGGGGGCAAATTCCGACCATAGAATCCATAGAAAGCATCCAGCGGGAAGACCTGGTGGGTTTTCACCGCCAATTTTACAAACCCAACAACATCATCCTGGGGATCTCCGGAGACTTCGCCAAGGCAGAGATGATCACTTCTTTGGAAAAAGCTTTCGGCGGATGGGGGCGTTCCTTGATCGAATTTCCCTTTGTTTCCACCCCAGCCCCCCACGATAAAAAATTGATCTACTATGCCCCCAAGGACCTCCCCCAATCCACCATCCTTATGGGGCACCTCTCCATTCCTCTGAACCACCCGGATTATATCCCCTTCAAAGTTTTAAATTTTATCCTGGGAGGCGGGGGATTCAATTCCCGCCTGACCCGGGAGATTCGCTCCAATCAAGGGCTGGCGTATAACGTGGGAAGTTTTTACCAGGGACGTATCGGGTATGGCGTCTTCGGAGCTTTTTGCCAGACGAAATCCTCTTCCACCCACAAGGTCATCTCTCTTATCTACGAGATCACTGCGGGCCTGAAGAAGGAGGTACCCACCTTCGAAGAGATGGACTGGGCCAAAAAAACCCTGATCAACCAGTTTATTTTTTCCTTTACTTCTTCTGCCAGTATTGTCAGCCAGGAAATGCAGCTTGAATACGATGGACTGCCAGAAGATTACCTGGAGAAATATCAGGAACGCGTGGGGGCGGTAACTTTCGAAGACTTGGAACGGGTGGCCGGAAAACATCTCCATCCCGAAAAATCGCTTCTGTTGGTGGTGGGCAAAGAAGAAAATTTTGATCAGCCCCTTTCCTCTTTGGGGCCCGTCAACCGGATTGAATTAAAAAAATACCAATAA
- a CDS encoding radical SAM protein produces the protein MKVLLVQPPYPFSEFPKPSWALMSLGAVLQQQGVEVEVLDLLATRYSPRKIEERLSRFQPDLIGATCVTMNFPSAVKILQYCKTCAPRATIIMGGPHVTFTAAETLRDFPEVDIIVRGEGEETLKELVGALDEGRSLQEVKGLSFRRNGTILHTEDRPFIQDLNLLPLPDRTLFPLARYLAMRVPASVLTSRGCPTGCSFCVGYRMTGRKGRFRDPLRVVDEIESARLLGFEEICIDDDLFTRNRRHVFRICEEIGRRGLKNKLYIFARVDTVDAVLLKKLKDAGCAMICFGLESGNQKILDQANKRTTLEKARQAIQLCKDVGISPLGSFILGLPGETRESMEDTISFAQSLGIPYGFHLFSPFPGTRIREKAPEYGIKILTDDWSLYDADHAVTETEALSAAEVANFAKSFFHNLGTEIENLKKETLSGTYTGPYREEMEKRLEVDFAWKLLSGDLLEEQGKIPHPGQLASKEREDPLLVLARRISPATSFPLQFVASKLRKFAERGFIICDETPESHHWQWKES, from the coding sequence ATGAAAGTTCTCCTTGTGCAACCTCCTTACCCTTTCTCCGAATTTCCCAAGCCCTCCTGGGCGCTGATGTCCTTGGGGGCCGTACTCCAGCAGCAGGGGGTGGAGGTGGAAGTTCTCGACTTGCTTGCTACCCGTTATTCCCCTCGAAAAATAGAAGAACGCCTGTCCCGATTTCAACCCGACCTCATCGGGGCAACGTGCGTGACCATGAACTTTCCCTCGGCCGTGAAAATTCTCCAATACTGTAAAACATGCGCTCCGCGAGCCACCATCATCATGGGTGGCCCCCATGTAACCTTTACCGCCGCCGAAACCCTCCGTGATTTTCCCGAGGTGGACATTATCGTTCGCGGCGAAGGAGAGGAAACGCTGAAAGAACTTGTTGGGGCTCTCGACGAGGGGAGAAGCTTACAAGAGGTCAAGGGTTTAAGTTTCCGTCGCAACGGAACGATCCTGCACACGGAAGACCGTCCTTTTATCCAGGATCTTAACCTCCTTCCCCTCCCCGACCGCACCCTTTTCCCTTTAGCGCGCTATTTGGCCATGCGGGTTCCCGCCAGTGTGCTTACCAGCCGCGGTTGTCCTACGGGTTGTTCTTTCTGCGTGGGTTATCGCATGACCGGCCGGAAGGGGCGTTTCCGGGATCCACTACGGGTCGTCGATGAGATTGAATCCGCCCGCCTCCTGGGGTTTGAAGAAATATGCATCGACGATGACCTCTTTACCCGGAATCGCCGGCACGTCTTCCGCATCTGCGAGGAAATTGGCCGTCGGGGTTTAAAAAACAAACTGTATATCTTCGCCCGGGTGGATACGGTCGATGCCGTCCTGCTGAAGAAGTTAAAAGATGCCGGATGCGCCATGATCTGCTTTGGGCTGGAAAGCGGAAACCAAAAAATCCTGGATCAAGCCAACAAGCGGACCACCCTGGAGAAGGCCAGGCAAGCTATCCAGCTTTGTAAGGATGTGGGAATTTCCCCCCTCGGCTCGTTCATCCTCGGGCTCCCGGGAGAAACCCGGGAAAGCATGGAGGATACCATCTCCTTCGCCCAGAGCTTGGGGATCCCCTACGGGTTCCATCTTTTTTCTCCCTTTCCGGGAACGAGGATACGAGAAAAGGCTCCGGAATACGGGATTAAAATCCTTACTGACGACTGGTCATTGTATGACGCCGACCACGCCGTCACCGAAACCGAAGCTCTCAGCGCGGCCGAAGTAGCCAATTTTGCCAAGTCCTTTTTTCACAACCTGGGAACAGAGATCGAGAATCTGAAGAAAGAGACTCTATCCGGGACTTATACCGGACCTTACCGGGAAGAGATGGAAAAACGTCTGGAAGTAGATTTTGCCTGGAAACTCCTGTCCGGAGACCTTCTGGAAGAACAGGGGAAAATCCCCCATCCCGGGCAATTGGCGTCTAAGGAGAGAGAAGACCCCCTCCTGGTTTTGGCCAGGCGGATCTCTCCGGCAACTTCTTTTCCCTTGCAGTTCGTTGCCAGCAAGCTCCGCAAGTTTGCGGAAAGGGGGTTCATTATCTGCGACGAAACTCCGGAATCCCACCATTGGCAATGGAAGGAAAGCTAA
- a CDS encoding polymer-forming cytoskeletal protein, whose protein sequence is MGGRWTSPNRRPKEKFLGSIFTKEEQGISLIGEGLSVVGTLHFGDGVVRLDGRLDGGIFGRGILIIGREGLFQGEMKVSTLILCGRIEGTVIASERAHITPTGKLLGRVQAPQLVIEEGGILEGKSEKWEGSPLLGQPES, encoded by the coding sequence ATGGGTGGGCGATGGACCTCGCCGAACAGGAGACCCAAGGAAAAGTTTTTAGGAAGCATCTTCACCAAGGAAGAGCAAGGAATCAGTCTCATTGGCGAAGGATTATCGGTTGTGGGCACCCTGCATTTTGGTGATGGAGTGGTGCGATTAGACGGCCGGCTGGATGGAGGAATCTTCGGCCGAGGGATCTTGATCATTGGCCGGGAGGGTCTATTTCAGGGGGAGATGAAAGTGAGCACCCTGATTCTTTGCGGCCGGATTGAAGGAACTGTGATCGCCTCTGAACGCGCCCATATCACCCCTACGGGAAAACTATTGGGGAGGGTTCAAGCCCCTCAATTGGTTATCGAAGAGGGAGGGATATTGGAGGGAAAAAGCGAAAAATGGGAAGGTTCGCCTCTCTTGGGACAGCCCGAATCTTAA